From the genome of Geobacter sp. SVR, one region includes:
- a CDS encoding DMT family transporter translates to MSNLVMMMLMVCGGMAVAIQPSINARLAQKTGAYESSLISFAVGTLAMLAVVLLMGKGSLRGVASASWWELTGGLFGAFFVTLTIMTVPRLGTAAVMAAIIAGQLLSGSVMDHFGAFGLRQIPFTMTRALGILLLAAGAALIIKR, encoded by the coding sequence ATGAGCAACCTGGTGATGATGATGCTGATGGTCTGCGGCGGGATGGCGGTGGCGATACAACCGTCGATCAATGCCCGGCTGGCCCAGAAGACCGGCGCCTACGAGAGTTCCCTGATCTCGTTCGCCGTGGGCACCCTGGCCATGCTGGCGGTCGTGCTGCTGATGGGCAAGGGCAGCCTGCGCGGCGTGGCCTCCGCCTCCTGGTGGGAGCTGACCGGCGGGCTGTTCGGCGCCTTTTTCGTCACCCTGACGATCATGACCGTGCCGCGGCTCGGTACGGCCGCCGTGATGGCGGCAATCATCGCGGGCCAGTTGCTGAGCGGCTCGGTCATGGACCATTTCGGTGCCTTTGGCCTGCGGCAGATCCCCTTCACGATGACCCGGGCTCTGGGCATCCTGCTCCTGGCCGCCGGGGCCGCCCTGATCATCAAACGTTAG
- a CDS encoding DNA-3-methyladenine glycosylase I has translation MTIERGNDMENALYPGQEPARCGWAGSDPDYVRYHDHEWGVPVHDDRLLFEFLILEGAQAGLSWLTILRRREGYRRAFAGFDPTAVAGFDQHKQAELLADAGIIRNRLKIAAAIGNARAFLRVQEEFGSFDSYLWRFVDGSTLQNAWSDLRQVPAATPVSDAMSRDLKRRGFGFVGSTICYAMMQAVGMVNDHTTGCFRWRELGGC, from the coding sequence ATGACGATCGAGAGAGGCAACGACATGGAAAACGCGCTCTATCCTGGGCAGGAACCCGCCCGCTGCGGCTGGGCCGGCAGCGATCCCGACTATGTCCGCTACCATGACCACGAATGGGGGGTACCGGTACACGACGACCGCCTGCTGTTCGAGTTCCTGATCCTGGAAGGGGCCCAGGCCGGGCTGTCCTGGCTCACCATCCTGAGGCGACGCGAGGGTTACCGCCGCGCCTTTGCCGGGTTCGACCCAACCGCGGTGGCCGGATTTGACCAGCACAAGCAGGCCGAACTGCTGGCCGATGCCGGCATCATCCGCAACCGCCTGAAGATTGCCGCCGCCATCGGCAATGCCCGCGCCTTTCTGCGGGTCCAGGAGGAGTTCGGCAGCTTTGACAGCTACCTGTGGCGCTTCGTGGACGGCAGCACCTTGCAGAACGCCTGGAGCGACCTGCGCCAGGTACCGGCCGCAACCCCGGTTTCGGACGCCATGAGCCGCGACCTGAAGCGTCGCGGGTTCGGTTTTGTGGGATCGACCATCTGCTATGCCATGATGCAGGCCGTGGGGATGGTTAACGACCATACCACCGGCTGTTTCCGCTGGAGAGAATTGGGAGGTTGTTAA
- the mfd gene encoding transcription-repair coupling factor, whose protein sequence is MIPASTDNLIPQTIEILAELRRGRNRIVLPGLKGSAAACIVAELLRSDTAGLLVLTADQEAADEFSRELGFFGGSDATPLSFPAWDMPPLTASSPHPDISGTRLDTLFRLQNRLARVVVLPVAAALQRVLPLRTLGEASCYLVAGEEFEREELLARLVRMGYANAPLVEDRGTFAVRGGILDIFPPNLTAPVRIEFFGDTVETIRSFDPLTQRSLQPLEELVLLPSREVLLTDEVLEGIAPRLKACCDELEIPADRRRAIQEDLKQAVYFQGVEFLQPLLHPGLETIFDYAPGRPLVLLDPEAIREAAERFGTDIENGLVKARAARLPHAPPQELYLSPAALETILAGRACLELSGLSLSDAGQTASIAIPCEDNGALKVTVSKETSHALAPLSHTFKEWLDTGYRVIVTCHQRAQAERLRDLLAPYGIRCIVSEAGFPETVGAPSGQPLPHQERNVAIILGDISRGFRLPASRLALIAEEELFGKRVRRRGISEVRKKQILSSLAELKPGDHMVHVDHGIGLYRGLQHISVAGVGGDFLLLEYAGSDKLYLPVDRLGLVQRYVGPEGGSPSLDKLGGSGWEKSKGKARKAIEELAGELLEIYAQRQICEGFAFSPPDELYREFEASFAWEETPDQLAAIQDVLADMQHTRPMDRLVCGDVGYGKTEVALRGAFKSALDGKQVGVLVPTTILAQQHYETFHERLKDYPVTVEVISRFRTPKEQKAILERLKKGDIDIIIGTHRLLQKDVAFKDLGLLIVDEEQRFGVKDKERLKAFRAVVDVMTLTATPIPRTLYMSMMGIRDLSIIDTPPVDRLAIKTFVARFSEELIREAIMRELRRGGQVFFVHNRVTSIAKRAEQIAAIVPEARIAVGHGQMGEHELEKVMLGFMHGETNLLICTTIIESGLDIPNANTLIIDRADTFGLSQLYQLRGRVGRSSQRGYAYLLIPGESTITSDARERLKILQDISELGAGFRIATHDMEIRGAGDMLGSRQSGTVTEIGFELYNQMLEETICRLRGEEMAERVEPEINLKVPAFIPEAYIRDTNQRLVIYKKLTQAESEEDILDVQNELGDRFGAYPLATAYLFEVMRLRIMLKRLLVRQIDYDGRQVIISFHPRTPAPPDTIITMMRTEPRKYQFTPDYRLTCQVSGTAFEDVLATSKNVLQRLMPPAAAP, encoded by the coding sequence ATGATACCTGCTTCCACAGACAACCTGATCCCCCAGACCATCGAGATTCTGGCCGAGCTGCGACGCGGCAGGAACCGCATCGTGCTGCCGGGACTGAAAGGCTCGGCAGCCGCCTGCATTGTGGCGGAGCTGCTGCGCTCGGACACGGCCGGCCTGCTGGTGCTGACCGCCGATCAGGAGGCTGCCGACGAGTTCAGCCGCGAGCTCGGCTTCTTCGGTGGCAGCGATGCCACCCCGCTCTCCTTTCCGGCCTGGGATATGCCCCCCCTGACAGCATCATCCCCCCACCCCGACATCTCCGGAACCAGGCTCGATACCCTCTTCCGCCTCCAGAACCGGCTGGCGCGGGTCGTGGTCCTGCCGGTGGCGGCGGCGCTGCAGCGGGTGCTGCCGCTCAGGACCCTGGGCGAGGCCTCCTGCTATCTGGTGGCCGGCGAAGAGTTCGAGCGCGAGGAACTGTTGGCCCGGCTGGTCCGGATGGGCTACGCCAATGCCCCCCTGGTGGAGGACCGCGGCACCTTTGCCGTGCGCGGCGGCATCCTGGACATCTTTCCCCCCAACCTGACAGCACCGGTGCGGATCGAGTTCTTCGGCGACACGGTCGAAACCATCCGCTCCTTTGATCCGCTCACCCAACGCTCGCTCCAGCCGCTGGAGGAGTTGGTACTGCTCCCCTCGCGCGAGGTTCTGCTGACCGACGAGGTACTGGAGGGCATCGCCCCGCGCCTGAAGGCCTGCTGCGACGAACTGGAGATCCCGGCCGACCGGCGCAGGGCCATTCAGGAAGACCTGAAGCAGGCGGTCTACTTCCAGGGGGTCGAATTCCTCCAGCCCCTGCTGCATCCCGGCCTGGAAACCATCTTCGACTATGCCCCCGGCCGTCCGTTGGTACTGCTCGATCCCGAGGCGATCCGCGAGGCTGCCGAGCGCTTCGGCACCGACATCGAAAATGGCCTTGTAAAGGCGCGTGCCGCCCGCCTGCCCCATGCGCCACCGCAGGAGCTGTACCTGAGTCCGGCAGCGCTGGAGACCATCCTGGCCGGCCGTGCCTGCCTGGAGCTCTCCGGCCTGAGCCTTTCGGACGCCGGTCAGACCGCCTCGATCGCCATTCCCTGCGAAGACAACGGCGCACTGAAGGTCACGGTCTCCAAGGAGACCAGCCATGCCCTGGCCCCCCTGTCGCACACGTTCAAGGAATGGCTCGACACCGGCTACCGGGTAATCGTGACCTGCCATCAACGCGCCCAGGCCGAACGCCTGCGCGATCTGCTCGCCCCCTACGGCATCCGCTGCATAGTCAGCGAGGCCGGCTTTCCCGAGACGGTCGGAGCCCCTTCCGGCCAGCCCCTCCCCCATCAGGAGAGGAACGTCGCCATCATTCTGGGTGACATCTCGCGCGGGTTCCGCCTGCCGGCCTCGCGGCTGGCGCTGATCGCCGAGGAGGAGCTGTTCGGCAAGCGCGTGCGCCGGCGCGGCATTTCCGAGGTGCGCAAGAAGCAGATCCTTTCCTCCCTGGCCGAACTGAAGCCGGGTGACCACATGGTGCATGTGGACCACGGCATCGGTCTGTACCGCGGCCTGCAGCACATCAGCGTGGCCGGCGTTGGCGGCGATTTCCTGCTCCTGGAATACGCCGGCAGCGACAAGCTCTACCTGCCGGTGGACCGGCTCGGGCTGGTGCAGCGCTATGTGGGGCCCGAGGGGGGCTCCCCGAGCCTGGACAAGCTGGGGGGCAGCGGCTGGGAGAAGTCCAAGGGCAAGGCCAGAAAGGCGATCGAGGAACTGGCGGGCGAGCTGCTGGAGATCTATGCCCAGCGCCAGATCTGCGAAGGTTTTGCCTTTTCGCCGCCGGACGAGCTGTACCGCGAGTTCGAGGCTTCCTTTGCCTGGGAGGAGACCCCGGACCAGTTGGCAGCCATCCAGGACGTGCTGGCCGACATGCAGCACACCCGCCCCATGGACCGGCTGGTGTGCGGCGACGTAGGTTACGGCAAGACCGAGGTGGCCCTGCGGGGAGCCTTCAAATCGGCCCTGGACGGCAAGCAGGTCGGCGTGCTGGTGCCGACCACCATCCTGGCCCAGCAGCACTACGAGACCTTTCACGAACGCCTGAAGGACTACCCGGTCACGGTGGAGGTGATCTCGCGCTTCCGTACCCCCAAGGAGCAGAAGGCGATCCTGGAGCGTCTGAAAAAAGGGGACATCGACATCATCATCGGCACCCACCGCCTGCTGCAGAAGGATGTGGCCTTCAAGGACCTGGGACTTTTGATCGTCGACGAAGAGCAGCGCTTCGGGGTCAAGGACAAGGAGCGCCTGAAAGCCTTCCGGGCCGTGGTGGACGTGATGACCCTGACCGCCACCCCCATCCCCCGCACCCTGTACATGTCCATGATGGGCATCCGCGACCTGTCGATCATCGACACCCCGCCGGTGGACCGCCTGGCGATCAAGACCTTTGTGGCCCGTTTCTCCGAAGAGCTGATCCGGGAGGCCATCATGCGCGAGCTGCGCCGCGGCGGCCAGGTCTTTTTCGTGCACAACCGGGTCACCTCCATCGCCAAACGGGCCGAGCAGATCGCCGCCATCGTGCCCGAGGCCAGGATCGCGGTGGGGCATGGCCAGATGGGGGAGCACGAACTGGAGAAGGTCATGCTCGGCTTCATGCACGGCGAGACCAACCTGCTGATCTGCACCACCATCATCGAATCCGGGCTGGACATCCCCAACGCCAACACCCTGATCATTGATCGGGCCGACACCTTCGGCCTGTCCCAGCTCTACCAGCTGCGCGGCCGGGTGGGGCGCTCCAGCCAGCGCGGCTACGCCTACCTGTTGATTCCGGGCGAAAGCACCATCACCTCCGATGCGCGCGAGCGCTTGAAGATCCTGCAGGACATCTCCGAACTGGGAGCCGGCTTCCGCATCGCCACCCACGACATGGAGATCCGCGGGGCCGGCGACATGCTCGGCAGCCGCCAGTCCGGCACCGTGACCGAAATCGGCTTCGAGCTCTACAACCAGATGCTGGAGGAGACCATCTGCCGCCTGCGGGGCGAAGAGATGGCCGAGCGGGTCGAACCGGAGATCAACCTGAAGGTGCCGGCCTTCATCCCCGAGGCCTATATCCGCGATACCAACCAGCGGCTGGTGATCTACAAAAAACTGACCCAGGCCGAGAGCGAAGAGGATATCCTGGACGTGCAGAACGAGCTCGGCGACCGCTTCGGCGCCTATCCGCTGGCCACGGCCTACCTGTTCGAGGTCATGCGGCTGCGCATCATGCTCAAGCGCCTGCTGGTGCGCCAGATCGACTACGACGGCCGCCAGGTGATCATCTCGTTCCACCCGCGCACCCCGGCGCCGCCCGACACGATCATCACCATGATGCGCACCGAGCCGCGCAAGTACCAGTTCACCCCCGACTATCGCCTGACCTGTCAGGTCTCGGGCACCGCCTTCGAGGATGTCCTGGCCACATCCAAAAACGTGCTGCAGCGGCTGATGCCGCCAGCGGCGGCACCATGA
- a CDS encoding MXAN_5187 C-terminal domain-containing protein, producing MGIVQDLTQLELQLDELIRRYERFFIGLEKREPLQLLSEIEKTVRRYLNVPINNTMYKHKYTTLVARFNTYREHWNRTVRQIEEGRYSRDRFICDLHERRRSDGPATRGARSGSSDEPELDRLFREFGEARRACNLPVEKLTREKVAAAIEKSRPALAARLGTEDLTFRVVVEDGKPRIKARRRT from the coding sequence ATGGGGATCGTACAGGATCTGACCCAGCTTGAGCTTCAGCTGGACGAACTGATCAGAAGATACGAGCGCTTTTTCATCGGTCTCGAAAAACGGGAACCACTCCAGCTCTTGAGCGAGATCGAAAAAACGGTGCGGCGGTACCTCAACGTGCCGATCAACAACACCATGTACAAGCACAAATATACCACGCTGGTGGCCCGCTTCAACACCTACCGGGAGCATTGGAACCGGACCGTGCGGCAGATCGAGGAGGGCCGATACTCGCGCGACCGCTTCATCTGCGATCTGCACGAACGCCGGCGCAGCGACGGCCCGGCCACCAGAGGCGCCCGTTCCGGCAGCAGCGACGAACCGGAACTGGACCGGCTGTTCAGGGAGTTCGGCGAGGCACGCAGGGCCTGCAACCTGCCGGTGGAAAAGCTGACGCGCGAAAAGGTGGCGGCCGCCATCGAGAAGAGCAGGCCCGCCCTGGCCGCCCGCCTGGGCACCGAGGACCTGACCTTCCGGGTGGTGGTGGAGGACGGAAAACCGAGGATCAAGGCCCGCCGCCGCACATGA
- the glmU gene encoding bifunctional UDP-N-acetylglucosamine diphosphorylase/glucosamine-1-phosphate N-acetyltransferase GlmU gives MEKVAAVILAAGKGTRMKSGVVKVLHPAAGRPMIAWPVDAARAAGADPIVLVVGHQANAVMNTFRGAGDIRCAMQEEQLGTGHAVACARDALAGFRGTVLILCGDTPLLRGETLQELIAFHRGQGADLTVLTALMDNPHGYGRVVRDESGRVLRIVEQKDASPEEQAVREVNSGIYCMESDFLFANIDSIGSDNAQQEFYLTDLLAIAVAQGRVCLARATNDTDEIMGVNDRAQLAAASRILRQRINQGLMADGVTLVDPDHTYIDYGASIGPDTVIQPNCSIDGATVIGANCEIDAGSSITGCSIGNDCHIKAGSVLEDSQLHNGVSIGPMAHLRPGTVLHDHVKIGNFVETKKVVMGTGSKASHLTYLGDAEIGSEVNIGCGTITCNYDGVRKHRTVIGDGVFVGSDVQLVAPVTVGSNALIAAGTTVTSDVPSDALAIARVPQVNKEGWRLRKK, from the coding sequence ATGGAAAAGGTTGCTGCTGTCATTCTTGCCGCCGGCAAGGGAACCCGCATGAAGTCGGGGGTGGTCAAGGTGCTGCATCCGGCTGCCGGGCGCCCGATGATCGCTTGGCCGGTGGATGCCGCCCGCGCGGCTGGTGCGGATCCGATCGTGCTGGTAGTGGGACATCAGGCAAATGCCGTGATGAACACCTTCCGCGGCGCCGGCGACATACGCTGCGCCATGCAGGAGGAACAGCTCGGCACCGGCCATGCCGTGGCCTGCGCCCGCGATGCGCTGGCCGGTTTCCGGGGCACGGTGCTGATCCTGTGCGGCGACACGCCGCTCTTGCGGGGGGAGACGCTGCAGGAACTGATCGCGTTCCACCGTGGGCAGGGGGCCGACCTGACCGTGCTGACCGCACTGATGGACAATCCCCACGGCTACGGCCGCGTGGTGCGGGACGAATCCGGACGGGTGCTGCGCATCGTGGAGCAGAAGGACGCCTCCCCCGAGGAGCAGGCCGTCCGCGAAGTCAACAGCGGCATCTACTGCATGGAGTCCGACTTTCTCTTTGCCAACATCGATTCCATCGGCAGCGACAATGCCCAGCAGGAGTTCTACCTGACGGATCTGCTCGCGATCGCCGTTGCCCAGGGACGGGTCTGTCTGGCACGCGCTACGAACGACACCGACGAGATCATGGGGGTCAATGACCGCGCCCAGCTGGCGGCGGCCTCCCGCATCCTGCGGCAGCGCATCAACCAGGGCCTGATGGCGGACGGAGTGACCCTGGTGGACCCCGATCACACCTACATCGATTACGGCGCCTCCATCGGCCCGGACACGGTGATCCAGCCCAACTGCTCCATCGACGGCGCCACGGTCATCGGCGCCAACTGCGAGATCGATGCGGGCAGCTCCATCACGGGGTGCAGCATCGGCAACGATTGTCACATCAAGGCCGGTTCGGTACTGGAAGACTCGCAGCTGCACAACGGGGTCAGCATCGGCCCCATGGCGCATCTACGCCCCGGCACGGTGCTGCACGACCATGTCAAGATCGGCAATTTCGTCGAAACCAAGAAAGTAGTCATGGGCACCGGCTCCAAGGCTTCCCACCTGACCTATCTCGGTGATGCGGAAATAGGCAGTGAGGTGAACATCGGTTGCGGTACCATCACCTGCAACTATGACGGGGTCAGGAAGCATCGCACGGTTATCGGCGACGGCGTTTTCGTCGGCAGCGACGTACAACTGGTGGCACCGGTAACCGTGGGCAGCAATGCCCTGATAGCGGCCGGCACCACCGTTACCAGCGATGTCCCCTCCGATGCCCTGGCCATAGCCCGTGTGCCCCAGGTCAACAAGGAAGGGTGGCGTTTGCGGAAAAAGTAG
- a CDS encoding EAL domain-containing protein encodes MNDPRQEKTAAHDPKILIIEDDNGFAELMATALDDEGFANCCTGNGRDGLELLACNSPALVILDYTLPDMNGDAFIEQMRDQGCATPFIMVTGRDDSSLAVRMMKTGAYDYMLKDASFLDRLPSVVGRALHEAETRKRLYQAEISLRQSETRLARAQKIARMGSWEWTVDTNEIYWSDELYRIFGLTPGDPRKIESDWIFSLVHPLDVASVKRALTTALKSFQPFSIIYRIISGNGAEVVVNSQGEVELGEDGRAKFLSGTTLDITARIRAESEIQQLINYDTLTGLPNRSLLHDRLRLAIAQAARERQLIGVLFLDLDRFKGINDTLGHRAGDKLLLCVAQRLAACVRESDTLARLGGDEFVIILDGIHSEDGITTVANKILTLIAEPIYIDGHELYTTASIGIAVYPMDGEDSHTLLKHADVAMYQAKDLDRNNFQFFSREMNTKMLERMMLENSLRRALEREEFFLLYQPQVDARSGRIVGMEALLRWQHPDLGLLGPDKFIYLAEETGLIIPLGEWVLRTACRQNKLWQEAGLFPVRVAVNLSGKQFSQRLDDMIASVLLDTGLGAEWLELEITESAIMKNAENNVTMLRKLMDMGIALAIDDFGTGYSSLAYLKHFPISRLKIDRSFVRDITTNPDDAAIAEIIIAMAHTLKLSVIAEGVETRAQMEFLSFHNCVEMQGYLFSRPVRAEQFEELLRNGLKY; translated from the coding sequence GTGAACGATCCTCGGCAGGAAAAAACGGCAGCGCACGATCCCAAGATCCTGATCATCGAGGATGACAACGGATTTGCGGAGTTGATGGCGACCGCCCTGGATGATGAAGGCTTTGCCAACTGCTGCACCGGCAACGGCAGAGACGGGCTGGAGCTGCTGGCCTGCAACAGTCCTGCGTTGGTCATCCTGGACTACACCCTGCCGGATATGAACGGCGATGCCTTTATCGAGCAGATGCGCGACCAGGGCTGTGCGACACCCTTCATCATGGTGACCGGAAGGGATGATTCCAGCCTGGCCGTGAGGATGATGAAAACCGGCGCCTATGACTACATGCTCAAGGACGCCTCGTTTCTGGACCGCCTGCCGTCGGTCGTGGGCCGCGCACTGCACGAGGCTGAAACCCGCAAGCGTCTGTACCAGGCCGAAATTTCCCTGCGGCAGAGCGAGACGCGCCTGGCCCGTGCCCAGAAGATCGCCCGCATGGGGAGTTGGGAGTGGACGGTCGACACCAACGAGATCTACTGGTCGGATGAGTTGTACCGCATCTTCGGTCTCACCCCCGGAGACCCCCGCAAAATAGAGTCCGACTGGATCTTCAGCCTGGTTCATCCCCTTGACGTGGCGTCAGTGAAACGGGCGCTGACCACCGCTCTCAAGAGTTTCCAGCCTTTCAGCATCATCTACCGCATCATCTCCGGCAATGGTGCCGAGGTGGTGGTCAACAGCCAGGGGGAAGTCGAACTGGGAGAGGACGGCAGGGCCAAGTTCCTTTCCGGCACGACCCTGGACATTACCGCCCGCATCCGCGCCGAGAGCGAAATCCAGCAGCTGATCAACTACGACACGCTGACAGGGTTGCCCAACCGCAGTCTGCTGCACGACCGGCTCAGGCTGGCCATCGCCCAGGCCGCCCGGGAGCGCCAGTTGATCGGGGTGCTGTTCCTGGACCTGGACCGTTTCAAGGGAATCAACGATACGCTCGGCCACCGTGCCGGCGATAAGCTGCTCCTGTGCGTTGCCCAGCGCCTGGCGGCCTGCGTCCGTGAGAGCGATACGCTGGCCAGACTGGGTGGCGACGAGTTCGTGATCATCCTGGACGGGATTCACAGTGAAGACGGCATCACCACCGTGGCCAACAAGATCCTGACCCTGATCGCCGAGCCGATCTACATCGACGGGCACGAGCTGTACACCACCGCCAGTATCGGCATCGCCGTCTATCCCATGGACGGCGAGGACAGCCACACCCTGCTGAAGCATGCCGATGTGGCCATGTACCAGGCCAAGGATCTGGACCGCAACAACTTCCAGTTCTTTTCCCGCGAGATGAACACCAAAATGCTGGAAAGGATGATGCTCGAAAATTCCCTGCGCCGGGCGCTGGAGCGCGAGGAATTCTTCCTGCTGTATCAGCCCCAGGTTGACGCGCGTTCGGGCCGGATCGTGGGCATGGAGGCGCTCCTGCGCTGGCAGCATCCCGACCTGGGGCTGCTCGGGCCGGACAAGTTCATCTACCTGGCCGAGGAAACCGGTCTGATCATTCCGCTGGGCGAGTGGGTGCTGCGGACCGCCTGCCGGCAGAACAAGCTGTGGCAGGAAGCGGGGCTTTTTCCGGTGAGGGTGGCGGTCAACCTTTCGGGCAAGCAGTTCAGCCAGCGGCTGGACGACATGATCGCCTCGGTGTTGCTGGATACCGGGCTCGGGGCGGAGTGGCTGGAGCTTGAGATCACCGAGAGCGCCATCATGAAAAACGCCGAGAATAACGTCACCATGCTGCGCAAGTTGATGGACATGGGCATAGCCCTGGCCATCGACGATTTCGGCACCGGCTACTCATCCCTGGCCTACCTCAAGCACTTCCCCATTTCCCGGCTCAAGATCGACCGCTCTTTCGTGCGCGACATCACCACCAATCCGGATGATGCGGCCATTGCGGAGATCATCATCGCCATGGCCCATACCCTCAAGCTGAGTGTCATTGCCGAGGGGGTCGAAACCCGGGCCCAGATGGAATTCCTCTCCTTTCACAACTGCGTCGAGATGCAGGGCTACCTGTTCAGCCGTCCGGTGCGCGCCGAACAGTTCGAAGAACTTCTTCGCAACGGCCTGAAGTACTGA